The genomic interval CAGAATAGAAATCTACATTAGGATAAAGGTTTCTAGCTTTAAAATATTCATCTTCTAATGCTGCTTTTTCTAACTTTCTAGCAATTTCTAGAATAGGGTCTTCAACTCCTAAAGTAGCTAAAACTTCATTAGCCGCTTTTTTAATTATTTTAGCACGCGGATCAAAGTTCTTATAAACTCTATGACCAAATCCCATTAACCTAAAAGGATCTGCTTTATCTTTTGCTTTTGCTAAATATTTATCTGTATCTCCACCATTATTATGAATTTCTTCTAACATTTCAAGAACCGCTTGATTTGCTCCACCGTGTAAAGGTCCCCAAAGTGCAGATACACCTGCGGAAATTGAAGCAAATAAACCTGCATGTGAAGAACCTACCATTCTAACCGTTGAAGTAGAACAATTCTGTTCGTGGTCAGCATGAAGAATAAACAATTTATCCAAGGCATCAATAACCGTTTGATTTACTTTATATGGCTCAGTAGGGATTTCAAACATCAATCTCATGAAGTTCTCTACATATCCTTTAGTATTATCATAATAATTCATTGGATAACCCATATTCTTTCTGAAAGTCCAAGTAGCTATAACAAGGAATTTCCCCATAGTTTTACAAACTGCACAATACATATCTTTTTCATTCTCTACATCTACTGATTTAGGATTAAAAGACGTCAATGCACTAGTCATGGCAGCCAAAATACCCATCGGGTGAGCAGTTTTTGGAAAACCATCCAAGATGCTCTTCATTTCTTCATTCACTAGAGTATGTTTGCGAATATCATTCTCAAATTTGTCTAATTGAACAGCTGTTGGTTTTTCGCCAAAAATTAAAAGATAAGAAACCTCAAGAAAATTAGCATTTTCAGCTAAATCTTCGATTGCATACCCTCTGTAACGTAAAATTCCAAGTTCCCCATCCAAGAACGTAATTTCACTTGTACATGAACCTGAATTTTTATAGCCAGGATCTAGAGTAACCATCCCAGTTAAATCTCTTAATTTCTTAATATCGATAGCTTCTTCGTTTTCGCTTCCTTTGAAAATTGGAAACTCATACTTTTTACCATCAATTTCTAATATAGCTGTTTTTGACATAATACTTTGGAAATAAATCTTATTTTTAATAAAGCTCAAATCTAAGGAATTTCGATTTAATTAAAAAATGAATAATCTAATGAAATTGTTAAAACTCAAAAAAAAAGCCATTTACTTTTAGTAAATGGCTTTAAAATAATTTCAAAAACAATTATTTCTGTTTGAATGCATTCTTTCCAGGGAAATAAGCTGTATCTCCTAACTCTTCTTCAATTCTAATTAATTGATTGTATTTAGCCATACGATCAGAACGTGAAGCAGAACCAGTCTTAATTTGACCACAGTTTAATGCTACTGCCAAATCCGCAATTGTATTATCTTCAGTCTCTCCTGAACGGTGAGACATTACAGAAGTATAACCTGCATTTTTAGCCATATTAACTGCTGCAATAGTTTCCGTCAAAGTACCAATTTGATTTACTTTTACAAGAATTGAATTAGCAATACCTCTTTCAATACCAGTTGACAAACGCTCTACATTAGTAACGAATAAATCATCACCAACTAATTGAACTTTATCACCAATTTTTTCTGTTAATAATTTCCAACCATCCCAGTCATTTTCATCCATACCATCTTCAATAGAGATAATTGGGTATTTAGCAACTAATTCAGCTAAATAATCTACTTGTTCAGCAGAAGATCTCACTTTACCAGTTTCACCTTCAAATTTAGAGTAATCGTATTTACCATTTACATAAAATTCAGCAGCAGCACAATCTAAAGCAATCATGATCTCGTCACCAAATGTATATCCAGCGTTTTCAACTGCTAATTTAATGGTGTCCAAAGCATCTTCAGTACCACCAGCTAAAGTTGGAGCAAAACCACCTTCGTCACCTACAGCAGTACTCAAACCTCTATCGTGTAATACTTTTTTCAAACTATGAAAAATCTCAGTACCCATTTGCATTGCATGACTAAATGAAGTTGCCTTAACAGGGAAAATCATAAATTCTTGAAAAGCAATCGGTGCATCTGAATGAGAACCACCGTTGATAATATTCATCATTGGAACCGGCAATGTATTCGCAGAAACACCACCTACGTATCTATATAATGGCAAACCTAATTCGTTAGCTGCCGCTTTTGCAACTGCAAGAGAAACACCTAAGATAGCATTTGCACCTAATTTTGATTTATTTGGAGTACCATCTAAATCGATCATCATTTGATCAATTACATTTTGTTCAAAAACAGATGTTCCAACAAGTTCTTCAGCAATAAGTGTATTAACATTTTTCACTGCATTTAAAACTCCTTTTCCTAAATAGGCTTTTCCTCCATCACGTAATTCCACAGCTTCGTGTTCTCCAGTTGAAGCTCCTGATGGAACTGCAGCTCTTCCTAAAACACCACTATCAGTGATTACATCTACTTCAATAGTAGGATTCCCTCTAGAATCGAAAATTTGTCTTGCGTGAATTTTAATAATTATGCTCATACTTCTTTAATTTTTAATTTTAATATACAAATATATTCTATCTATTCTAATGATAATGCAAAAAATACTGAATGTTATTAACGAAAACGATGTATTCTATTTTTTCAAACAAAACAACCTTAGTATTTTACAAAAAAAAAAAAACTAAGACAATATCATTACATTAAAACCGAAAAGCTAAATTAAAACTTAAATG from Flavobacterium ovatum carries:
- the eno gene encoding phosphopyruvate hydratase, with the protein product MSIIIKIHARQIFDSRGNPTIEVDVITDSGVLGRAAVPSGASTGEHEAVELRDGGKAYLGKGVLNAVKNVNTLIAEELVGTSVFEQNVIDQMMIDLDGTPNKSKLGANAILGVSLAVAKAAANELGLPLYRYVGGVSANTLPVPMMNIINGGSHSDAPIAFQEFMIFPVKATSFSHAMQMGTEIFHSLKKVLHDRGLSTAVGDEGGFAPTLAGGTEDALDTIKLAVENAGYTFGDEIMIALDCAAAEFYVNGKYDYSKFEGETGKVRSSAEQVDYLAELVAKYPIISIEDGMDENDWDGWKLLTEKIGDKVQLVGDDLFVTNVERLSTGIERGIANSILVKVNQIGTLTETIAAVNMAKNAGYTSVMSHRSGETEDNTIADLAVALNCGQIKTGSASRSDRMAKYNQLIRIEEELGDTAYFPGKNAFKQK
- a CDS encoding citrate synthase, which codes for MSKTAILEIDGKKYEFPIFKGSENEEAIDIKKLRDLTGMVTLDPGYKNSGSCTSEITFLDGELGILRYRGYAIEDLAENANFLEVSYLLIFGEKPTAVQLDKFENDIRKHTLVNEEMKSILDGFPKTAHPMGILAAMTSALTSFNPKSVDVENEKDMYCAVCKTMGKFLVIATWTFRKNMGYPMNYYDNTKGYVENFMRLMFEIPTEPYKVNQTVIDALDKLFILHADHEQNCSTSTVRMVGSSHAGLFASISAGVSALWGPLHGGANQAVLEMLEEIHNNGGDTDKYLAKAKDKADPFRLMGFGHRVYKNFDPRAKIIKKAANEVLATLGVEDPILEIARKLEKAALEDEYFKARNLYPNVDFYSGIIYRALGIPTDMFTVMFAIGRLPGWIAQWKEMRENKEPIGRPRQIYTGSPLREFK